The following proteins are encoded in a genomic region of Bubalus kerabau isolate K-KA32 ecotype Philippines breed swamp buffalo chromosome 13, PCC_UOA_SB_1v2, whole genome shotgun sequence:
- the LOC129625118 gene encoding spleen trypsin inhibitor I-like → MSRLCLSVALLVLLGTLAASTPGYDTSNQAKTQQPDICLQPPYTGPCKARIIRYFYNMKSGLCKTFVYGGCKAKSNNFRSAEDCMRTCGGAIGPRENL, encoded by the exons ATGAGCCGGCTCTGCCTCTCTGTAGCCCTTCTGGTCCTCCTGGGCACCCTGGCGGCCAGCACTCCAGGGTATGACACCAGCAACCAGGCCAAAA CCCAGCAGCCTGACATCTGCCTACAGCCTCCATATACGGGTCCCTGCAAGGCCAGAATAATCAGATACTTCTACAACATGAAATCTGGGCTCTGCAAGACCTTTGTATATGGCGGCTGCAAAGCTAAGAGCAACAATTTCAGGAGCGCGGAGGACTGCATGAGGACCTGTGGTGGTGCTATTGGGCCCCGGG AGAACCTGTGA